A single region of the Geobacillus subterraneus genome encodes:
- the prmC gene encoding peptide chain release factor N(5)-glutamine methyltransferase: MRRNVHEVLAWASSFLRAHGKEERAAEWLLCHHLRTDRAGLFARWREPVEEAVYERFTADVRRHALHHVPVQYLIGHESFYGRPFLVNRHVLIPRPETEELVLGVLERVPRLFAGRERIDVVDVGTGSGAIAVTLALENKALSVTATDISEAALTVARENARRLGASVSFLRGDLLQPLIEQGRTVDVVVSNPPYIPEADAALLSPVVKDYEPHTALFGGRDGLDFYRRFARDLPLVLGVPALVAFEVGAGQGEAVAALLAAAFPEARVEVAFDLNGKDRMVYMTRKN; the protein is encoded by the coding sequence ATGCGTCGTAACGTGCATGAAGTCCTCGCCTGGGCTTCTTCTTTTTTGCGCGCCCATGGGAAGGAGGAGCGGGCGGCCGAGTGGCTGTTGTGCCACCATTTGCGCACTGACCGGGCCGGGCTGTTCGCCCGTTGGCGCGAGCCCGTTGAGGAAGCGGTGTACGAACGGTTTACGGCCGATGTGCGCCGCCATGCCTTACACCATGTGCCGGTTCAATATTTGATCGGCCATGAATCGTTTTACGGACGGCCGTTCCTTGTGAACCGTCATGTGCTCATCCCGCGCCCGGAAACGGAAGAGTTGGTGCTTGGCGTCCTTGAGCGCGTGCCGCGCCTATTTGCCGGCCGGGAGCGGATTGATGTCGTCGATGTCGGCACCGGCAGCGGAGCGATCGCTGTGACATTGGCGCTAGAGAACAAAGCGTTGTCGGTGACTGCCACCGATATTTCCGAAGCAGCGCTCACAGTCGCTCGGGAAAACGCTCGCCGGCTTGGGGCAAGCGTTTCGTTTTTGCGCGGCGACTTATTGCAGCCGCTCATCGAACAAGGACGAACCGTCGATGTGGTCGTTTCGAATCCGCCGTACATTCCCGAGGCCGATGCTGCGTTGCTCTCTCCGGTCGTGAAAGACTACGAGCCGCACACCGCGCTCTTTGGCGGCCGCGACGGGCTTGACTTTTACCGCCGCTTCGCTCGCGATTTGCCGCTTGTGCTCGGCGTCCCGGCGCTTGTCGCGTTTGAAGTCGGCGCCGGACAAGGGGAAGCGGTCGCTGCGCTTTTAGCGGCAGCGTTTCCCGAGGCGCGGGTCGAAGTGGCCTTTGATTTGAACGGCAAGGACCGAATGGTTTATATGACAAGAAAAAATTAG
- the spoIIR gene encoding stage II sporulation protein R: MMRMKGNSIAVCLYIILLTTGVLVQLYGQQTDAGANAAVAVPDEAVRLRILANSDAAADQELKRNVRDAVNAQINSWVAELTSFDEAKRVIRSRLPDIEQTVARVLRDEQSSQSYKVEFGPVRFPTKVYGDYVYPAGTYDAVLITLGEGKGSNWWCVLFPPLCFLDFSNGDAVMMRAEERPANETSKPAPAEADQPVKRKQSDKEAVQPDEQEGGSTAAAMEKTGRRAAAEDTISAETDSVSKDVDDVGIRVGGVDNEADDASTAAKNTGEDASEGGGIDGGNASPVVIAEPEQRIEVKFFFKEWLAHLIP; the protein is encoded by the coding sequence ATGATGAGAATGAAGGGAAATTCCATCGCTGTATGTTTATATATCATTCTATTAACAACAGGCGTCCTCGTTCAGCTGTACGGCCAGCAGACCGATGCTGGGGCCAACGCCGCGGTCGCGGTTCCCGACGAGGCGGTTCGCTTGCGCATTTTAGCCAACAGCGATGCGGCTGCTGACCAAGAATTGAAACGAAACGTGCGCGATGCGGTGAACGCGCAAATCAACAGCTGGGTCGCTGAACTGACGTCGTTCGACGAAGCGAAGCGCGTCATCCGCTCCCGCCTGCCGGACATTGAACAGACAGTCGCTCGCGTGCTCCGTGATGAGCAAAGCAGCCAGTCGTACAAAGTAGAGTTTGGCCCGGTTCGCTTTCCGACGAAAGTGTATGGCGACTACGTCTATCCGGCCGGCACGTACGATGCGGTCCTCATTACGCTCGGGGAAGGGAAAGGGTCAAACTGGTGGTGTGTCTTGTTCCCGCCGCTTTGTTTTCTCGACTTTTCCAACGGTGACGCTGTGATGATGAGAGCGGAAGAAAGGCCGGCAAACGAGACAAGTAAGCCGGCACCGGCCGAGGCCGATCAGCCCGTTAAGAGAAAGCAGAGTGACAAGGAGGCGGTGCAGCCGGATGAACAAGAAGGCGGGAGCACCGCGGCGGCCATGGAGAAGACGGGGCGCCGCGCAGCGGCCGAGGACACGATAAGTGCTGAGACAGATAGTGTGAGCAAAGATGTGGATGACGTGGGGATTCGTGTGGGCGGTGTGGACAATGAGGCAGACGACGCGAGCACCGCTGCGAAGAACACGGGCGAGGATGCGAGTGAAGGGGGAGGAATAGACGGCGGAAACGCTTCTCCTGTCGTCATCGCTGAGCCGGAACAGCGGATCGAAGTGAAATTTTTCTTCAAAGAGTGGCTGGCCCATCTCATTCCATAA
- the fsa gene encoding fructose-6-phosphate aldolase codes for MKFFIDTANLEEIKHAHELGILAGVTTNPSLVAKENVSFHDRLREITSIVSGSVSAEVISTEAAGMIEEGEELAKIAPNITIKVPMTPEGLKAVKTFSEKGIKTNVTLVFTANQALLAARAGATYVSPFLGRLDDIGHNGLELISTIADIFNIHGIETEIIAASIRHPLHVTEAALRGAHIATVPYKVLMQLFNHPLTDQGIEKFLADWNRQQ; via the coding sequence ATGAAATTTTTTATTGATACAGCCAATTTAGAGGAGATTAAACACGCCCATGAACTCGGTATTTTGGCCGGCGTAACGACCAACCCGAGTTTAGTGGCGAAAGAAAACGTCTCGTTCCATGACCGGCTGCGCGAAATTACGTCGATCGTCTCCGGTTCGGTCAGCGCGGAAGTCATTTCAACCGAGGCGGCCGGCATGATCGAAGAAGGCGAGGAGCTGGCGAAAATCGCTCCAAACATCACGATTAAAGTGCCGATGACGCCGGAAGGGTTAAAAGCGGTAAAAACGTTCAGCGAAAAAGGCATCAAAACGAACGTCACGCTCGTGTTTACCGCCAACCAGGCGCTGTTGGCTGCGCGCGCCGGCGCGACGTACGTCTCTCCGTTCCTCGGCCGCCTCGATGATATCGGCCATAACGGCTTAGAGCTCATTTCCACCATCGCTGATATTTTCAACATTCATGGCATTGAAACAGAAATCATCGCGGCTTCGATCCGCCACCCGCTCCATGTGACAGAAGCGGCTTTGCGTGGGGCGCATATTGCCACTGTCCCGTACAAAGTGCTCATGCAATTGTTTAACCATCCGCTCACTGACCAAGGGATCGAGAAGTTTCTCGCCGACTGGAATCGGCAACAATGA
- the rpmE gene encoding 50S ribosomal protein L31 produces MKQGIHPAYKKVIVRCACGNEFESGSVKDELRVEICSECHPFFTGKQKFVSAAGRVDKFNKKYGLK; encoded by the coding sequence ATGAAACAAGGGATCCATCCAGCGTACAAAAAAGTGATCGTCCGCTGCGCATGCGGAAACGAGTTCGAAAGCGGTTCGGTCAAAGACGAGCTGCGCGTCGAGATTTGCTCGGAATGCCATCCGTTCTTCACGGGCAAACAAAAATTCGTTTCGGCAGCGGGCCGCGTCGATAAATTCAATAAAAAATACGGCCTTAAGTAA
- a CDS encoding UDP-N-acetylglucosamine 1-carboxyvinyltransferase, which translates to MDKMKIIGGDRLRGTIKVSGAKNSAVALIPAAILADSPVTIEGLPDISDVHILGSLIEEIGGSFSFDGKEAVIDPTNMVSMPLPNGKVKKLRASYYLMGAMLGRFKKAVVGLPGGCHLGPRPIDQHIKGFEALGATVTNEQGAIYLRAEELRGARIFLDVVSVGATINIMLAAVRAKGRTIIENAAKEPEIIDVATLLSNMGAKIKGAGTDVIRIDGVEKLSGCRHAIIPDRIEAGTYMIAAAAIGSEVVVDNVIPQHVESLTAKLREMGVHVETGADQILIRGSDVLKAVDVKTLVYPGFPTDLQQPFTALLTKANGTSVVTDTIYSARFKHIDELRRMNANVKVEGRSAIITGPVRLQGAKVKASDLRAGAALVVAGLMAEGVTEITGVEHIDRGYSGLVEKLSEIGATIWREKMTDEEIEQVKNA; encoded by the coding sequence ATGGATAAAATGAAAATTATCGGCGGGGATCGGCTGCGGGGGACGATCAAAGTGAGCGGCGCGAAAAACAGCGCGGTCGCCTTGATTCCCGCGGCGATTTTAGCCGATTCGCCGGTGACGATCGAAGGGTTGCCGGACATTTCCGACGTGCACATTTTAGGAAGCTTGATCGAGGAGATCGGCGGTTCGTTTTCGTTTGACGGCAAAGAGGCGGTCATCGATCCGACGAACATGGTTTCCATGCCGCTTCCGAACGGAAAAGTGAAAAAACTGCGCGCCTCGTACTATTTGATGGGAGCGATGCTTGGCCGATTCAAAAAAGCGGTCGTCGGCCTGCCGGGCGGCTGCCATCTCGGGCCGCGTCCGATCGACCAGCACATTAAAGGGTTTGAGGCGCTCGGTGCAACGGTGACGAACGAGCAGGGCGCCATTTATTTGCGCGCTGAGGAGCTCCGCGGGGCCCGCATTTTTTTGGACGTCGTCAGCGTCGGTGCGACGATCAACATTATGCTGGCGGCGGTGCGCGCCAAAGGGCGGACGATTATCGAAAACGCCGCGAAAGAGCCGGAAATCATTGATGTGGCGACATTGCTTTCGAACATGGGCGCAAAAATTAAAGGCGCGGGCACCGATGTCATCCGCATCGACGGCGTCGAAAAATTATCGGGCTGCCGCCACGCCATCATCCCGGACCGGATTGAGGCCGGTACGTATATGATCGCCGCTGCGGCGATCGGCAGCGAAGTCGTCGTCGACAACGTCATCCCGCAGCACGTCGAATCGCTGACGGCGAAGTTGCGTGAAATGGGCGTGCACGTCGAGACAGGCGCGGATCAAATTTTGATTCGCGGCTCCGATGTTTTGAAAGCGGTTGACGTCAAAACGCTCGTCTACCCGGGGTTTCCGACCGATTTGCAGCAGCCGTTTACCGCTTTGTTGACGAAAGCGAACGGCACGAGCGTCGTCACCGATACGATTTACAGCGCGCGCTTCAAACATATCGACGAATTGCGGCGCATGAACGCGAACGTGAAAGTCGAAGGCCGCTCAGCCATTATCACCGGGCCGGTCAGGTTGCAAGGGGCAAAAGTGAAAGCGAGCGACTTGCGCGCCGGGGCGGCGCTCGTTGTCGCCGGGCTCATGGCCGAAGGAGTGACGGAAATTACCGGCGTCGAGCATATCGACCGCGGCTACAGCGGGTTAGTTGAAAAGCTGTCTGAGATCGGCGCTACGATTTGGCGCGAAAAAATGACCGATGAGGAAATTGAGCAGGTGAAAAACGCTTGA
- the glpX gene encoding class II fructose-bisphosphatase: protein MERSLSMELVRVTEAAALAAARWMGRGKKNEADDAATSAMRDVFDTVPMKGTVVIGEGEMDEAPMLYIGEKLGNGYGPRVDVAVDPLEGTNIVASGGWNALAVVAVADHGHLLHAPDMYMEKIAVGPEAVGMIDIEAPIIDNLKAVAKAKNKDIEDVVAIVLNRPRHERLIQELREAGARIKLINDGDVAAAINTAFDHTGVDILFGSGGAPEGVLAAVALKCLGGELQGKLLPQNDAELERCKQMGIDVNKVLRMDDLVKGDDAIFAATGVTDGELLRGVQLKGAYGLTHSVVMRAKSGTVRFIEGRHSLKKKPNLVIK, encoded by the coding sequence ATGGAACGAAGCTTGTCGATGGAACTTGTGCGCGTCACCGAAGCAGCCGCGCTTGCCGCGGCCCGCTGGATGGGGCGCGGAAAAAAGAATGAGGCTGACGACGCAGCGACATCGGCGATGCGCGATGTATTTGACACGGTGCCGATGAAAGGGACGGTCGTCATCGGTGAAGGGGAAATGGATGAGGCGCCGATGCTGTATATTGGAGAAAAGCTCGGCAACGGCTACGGCCCGCGCGTCGATGTCGCTGTCGATCCGCTTGAGGGGACGAACATTGTCGCTTCCGGGGGCTGGAATGCGCTGGCTGTCGTCGCCGTCGCTGACCACGGCCATTTGCTCCATGCGCCGGATATGTACATGGAAAAAATCGCCGTTGGTCCGGAAGCGGTCGGCATGATTGATATTGAAGCGCCGATCATCGACAATTTAAAAGCGGTGGCGAAAGCGAAAAACAAAGACATTGAAGATGTGGTCGCCATTGTCCTCAATCGTCCGCGCCACGAACGGCTCATCCAAGAGCTGCGCGAGGCTGGCGCGCGCATTAAGCTCATTAATGACGGCGATGTCGCCGCCGCCATTAACACGGCGTTTGACCATACCGGCGTCGACATTTTATTCGGCTCAGGCGGCGCACCGGAAGGGGTGCTCGCGGCCGTTGCGTTAAAGTGCCTTGGCGGCGAACTGCAAGGGAAACTGCTGCCGCAAAATGACGCCGAACTTGAGCGGTGCAAACAAATGGGGATCGACGTGAACAAAGTGTTGCGCATGGACGACTTAGTGAAAGGGGACGACGCCATTTTTGCCGCCACCGGCGTCACGGATGGCGAGCTGCTGCGCGGCGTGCAGCTGAAAGGGGCATACGGCCTCACCCACTCGGTCGTCATGCGCGCCAAATCCGGCACTGTCCGCTTCATTGAGGGGCGGCATAGCTTGAAGAAAAAACCGAACTTAGTCATTAAGTAG
- a CDS encoding thymidine kinase — translation MYVMTQSGWLEVICGSMFSGKSEELIRRIRRAQFAKQEVKVFKPTIDNRYSEDAVVSHNGNSVIAIPVATPAELFRYISAATDVVAIDEVQFFSDDIVDVVQTLADRGYRVIAAGLDQDFRGEPFGPVPALMAIAESVTKLQAVCTVCGSPASRTQRLINGAPASYDDPIILVGASEAYEPRCRHHHEVPGKPKKRHGHPLAERAGE, via the coding sequence ATGTATGTGATGACGCAGTCCGGTTGGCTGGAAGTCATTTGCGGCAGCATGTTCTCCGGCAAATCGGAAGAACTGATCCGCCGCATCCGCCGCGCCCAGTTTGCCAAGCAGGAAGTGAAAGTGTTCAAACCGACGATCGACAATCGTTATAGCGAAGACGCAGTCGTGTCGCACAACGGCAATTCGGTGATCGCCATCCCGGTCGCGACGCCGGCCGAACTGTTTCGTTACATTTCCGCTGCCACCGATGTCGTCGCCATTGATGAAGTGCAGTTTTTTTCCGATGACATTGTTGATGTTGTGCAGACGCTCGCGGATCGCGGTTATCGCGTCATCGCCGCCGGGTTGGATCAAGACTTCCGCGGCGAACCGTTCGGACCGGTGCCCGCGCTCATGGCGATCGCCGAGTCGGTGACGAAACTGCAAGCGGTATGCACCGTCTGCGGTTCCCCAGCCAGCCGGACGCAGCGGCTTATTAACGGTGCGCCTGCTTCTTATGACGATCCGATCATTCTTGTCGGTGCCAGCGAAGCGTACGAACCCCGTTGCCGCCATCATCACGAAGTGCCGGGCAAACCGAAAAAGCGCCATGGCCATCCGCTCGCTGAACGTGCCGGCGAGTGA
- the rho gene encoding transcription termination factor Rho, translating to MELTLAALENMKLKELYELARQYKISYYSKLTKKELIFAILKARAEQDGLFFMEGVLEIIPSEGFGFLRPINYSPSSEDIYISASQIRRFDLRNGDKVSGKVRPPKENERYFGLLHVEAVNGEDPEIAKERVHFPALTPLYPNRQMKLETTPDKLSTRIIDLIAPVGFGQRGLIVAPPKAGKTMLLKEIANSITANHPDVELIVLLIDERPEEVTDIERSVQGDVVSSTFDEVPENHIKVAELVLERAMRLVEHKRDVVILMDSITRLARAYNLVIPPSGRTLSGGIDPAAFHRPKRFFGAARNIEEGGSLTILATALVDTGSRMDDVIYEEFKGTGNMELHLDRSLAERRIFPAIDIRRSGTRKEELLIPKEHLDKLWAIRKTMADSPDFIERFLNKLRRTKSNEEFFALLDQEWKSGGPLRL from the coding sequence ATGGAGTTAACGTTAGCGGCTTTAGAAAACATGAAGTTAAAAGAGCTGTATGAGCTCGCCAGGCAATATAAAATTTCGTATTACAGCAAATTGACAAAAAAAGAGCTTATTTTTGCTATTTTGAAAGCGCGTGCCGAGCAAGACGGCCTCTTTTTCATGGAAGGCGTCCTCGAAATCATTCCGTCGGAAGGATTCGGCTTTTTGCGCCCGATCAACTACTCCCCGAGCTCGGAAGACATTTACATTTCCGCTTCCCAAATTCGCCGTTTTGATTTGCGCAACGGGGATAAAGTATCCGGCAAAGTGCGGCCGCCGAAAGAAAACGAGCGCTATTTCGGCTTGCTCCACGTCGAGGCGGTCAACGGGGAAGACCCGGAAATCGCGAAAGAGCGCGTCCATTTTCCAGCGTTAACCCCTTTATATCCGAATCGGCAAATGAAGCTCGAGACAACGCCGGACAAGTTGTCGACCCGCATCATCGACCTCATCGCCCCGGTCGGCTTTGGGCAGCGCGGGCTGATCGTCGCGCCGCCGAAAGCAGGGAAAACGATGCTGCTTAAAGAAATCGCCAACAGCATCACCGCCAACCACCCGGACGTCGAGCTGATCGTCCTTTTGATTGACGAACGGCCGGAAGAAGTGACCGACATCGAGCGGTCCGTACAAGGGGATGTCGTCAGCTCGACGTTTGACGAAGTGCCGGAAAACCATATTAAAGTGGCCGAGCTCGTCTTAGAGCGGGCGATGCGTTTGGTCGAGCATAAGCGCGATGTCGTCATTTTAATGGACAGCATCACCCGTTTGGCCCGGGCGTACAACTTAGTCATTCCGCCGAGCGGTCGCACGCTCTCCGGCGGGATCGACCCGGCCGCATTTCACCGCCCGAAACGGTTTTTCGGTGCGGCCCGCAACATCGAAGAGGGCGGCAGCTTAACGATTTTGGCGACGGCCTTAGTCGATACCGGCTCGCGCATGGACGATGTCATTTACGAAGAATTCAAGGGAACAGGCAACATGGAGCTCCACCTCGACCGGTCGCTCGCTGAGCGTCGCATTTTCCCAGCGATCGACATTCGCCGCTCCGGAACGCGCAAAGAGGAGTTGCTTATTCCGAAAGAACATTTGGATAAACTGTGGGCGATCCGCAAAACGATGGCTGATTCTCCGGACTTTATCGAGCGGTTTTTAAACAAGCTGCGCCGCACGAAATCGAACGAAGAATTTTTCGCCTTGCTCGATCAAGAATGGAAAAGCGGCGGCCCGCTTCGCCTCTAA
- the prfA gene encoding peptide chain release factor 1 yields the protein MFDRLEAVEQRYEKLNELLMDPAVINDPKKLRDYSKEQADLAETVQTYREYKSVRDQLAEAKAMLEEKLEPELREMVKEEIDELEEREAALVEKLKVLLLPKDPNDEKNVIMEIRAAAGGEEAALFAGDLYRMYTRYAESQGWKTEVIEASPTGLGGYKEIIFMVNGKGAYSKLKFENGAHRVQRVPETESGGRIHTSTATVACLPEMEEVEVDIHEKDIRVDTFASSGPGGQSVNTTMSAVRLTHIPTGIVVTCQDEKSQIKNKEKAMKVLRARIYDKYQQEARAEYDQTRKQAVGTGDRSERIRTYNFPQNRVTDHRIGLTIQKLDLVLDGQLDEIIEALILDDQAKKLEQANDAS from the coding sequence GTGTTTGACCGGTTAGAAGCTGTCGAACAACGGTATGAAAAATTAAACGAGCTGTTGATGGATCCAGCCGTCATCAACGATCCGAAAAAGTTGCGCGATTATTCGAAAGAGCAGGCCGATTTGGCGGAAACGGTGCAAACGTACCGCGAATACAAGTCCGTTCGCGACCAGCTCGCGGAAGCGAAGGCCATGTTGGAAGAAAAGCTTGAGCCAGAGCTGCGCGAGATGGTGAAAGAGGAAATTGATGAACTCGAAGAACGGGAAGCGGCGCTCGTTGAGAAGTTGAAAGTGCTGCTTTTGCCGAAAGATCCGAACGATGAGAAAAACGTCATTATGGAAATTCGCGCCGCCGCCGGCGGCGAGGAAGCGGCGCTGTTTGCCGGCGACTTGTACCGAATGTACACGCGCTATGCCGAGTCGCAAGGGTGGAAAACAGAAGTGATCGAAGCGAGCCCGACCGGCCTTGGCGGCTATAAAGAAATCATCTTTATGGTCAACGGAAAAGGGGCGTATTCGAAGCTGAAGTTTGAAAACGGCGCCCACCGCGTCCAGCGCGTTCCGGAAACGGAGTCGGGCGGGCGCATCCACACGTCGACGGCAACGGTCGCCTGTCTGCCGGAAATGGAAGAAGTCGAAGTCGACATTCATGAAAAAGACATTCGTGTCGATACGTTCGCCTCGAGCGGGCCAGGGGGGCAAAGCGTCAACACGACGATGTCGGCCGTACGCCTCACCCATATTCCGACCGGCATTGTCGTCACATGCCAAGACGAAAAATCGCAAATTAAAAACAAAGAGAAGGCCATGAAAGTGTTGCGCGCCCGCATTTACGACAAATACCAGCAAGAGGCGCGCGCCGAATATGACCAGACGCGCAAGCAGGCGGTCGGCACCGGCGACCGTTCAGAGCGCATCCGCACGTACAACTTCCCGCAAAACCGCGTCACCGACCACCGCATCGGGCTGACGATTCAAAAGCTTGACCTCGTGTTGGACGGGCAGCTTGATGAAATTATCGAGGCGCTCATTTTAGACGACCAGGCGAAAAAATTGGAGCAAGCGAACGATGCGTCGTAA